AAAGCAGATAAGAGAGGCAGGACCATAAAGGCACCTacttccccccctccccccccccccccccccctctttttctctctcttatttttctttttattatttggataaGCACCCACTTGCTCTTTTTTAATGCATATGAGTACAGAAACAGGAGAACATGTCCTATTATAATCACAATTTAAGATcaagatttcattttttttccatgaATTTTGAACTTAAGTGTGGGGATGTTCCAAAGCTCTAAGAAACAACCTTGTTAGGGGGTTGGCTGTGACTGTTTAGTTGTTTGTGTATtacttgtttatatatatacgcCATATGCTAAAATCTTAAAAGAGAGagggggaaaaaagaagaagaagcagaaatTCTCTCCAGGTTAAATGAAACTACTTACTTGTACACAACATCAACGGCTTTGCGTATATCCCAGCACAGTATATAAGGGTCCTtcaaggaaaatattttttacaagttaacaagaattttattgatgatatagatAGGTATAGCCCAAGTATTTGACACACAAAAGAGTGAAAACTAAGCATGAGTGTCTAGtaatacaaggaaatcatggaaagaGCCCTTCAAGGAGATTGAATGTCAGAAAATCTAAACTTAACATTGCTTGGACGAAAAATGGATGTAtaaaccaatcacatttgatCAAAAGATGCTACTTATGGGCTCAAAGGGAAAAGTTAATCATTCAACCCATAAAAATAaacagtagttttttttttttttttttttttaaagttgagtcTAACAACTTGAACTGAGAGATGGAACATTTACAATATTTACCTTGCGGCCTCCTGTATATAAATAGTTTCCATCTTTTGAGAACTGGACCTGTGatggaaaattattttttcctttattctagttagaataattataatgaagTAAATAATGGGAACACTGACTTACATGTGTAATCCCACCTTCTTGACCATGCAAAACATATAAAAGTTCCATATTATCTTCTCTATATATTGCAGTGGTCTGACTGTAAGAACCCATGGCTAGCAATCCACTCTGAGTTGGGCAAAAAGCCAGCGCAGATATAATGCctgtaaatagtaaaaaaaaaaagaaaaaaaaagcaggATACATCATTCATCATTACATTTGTCAATAGAAAATTTTActtaggccccgtttggatgttaagatagtctcaacccatctcatcCCATCCCATCTCATTTCTCATACAAACACCACTAAaaaacaaacacttttcaatttcaaattttcaactttttcatttaatcattacaactttctcaaacttccaaacaaaacacaaaaaataattcaaccttttcaaatcccaaaacaaaaataatattaaaaaaaaattataatattttaactttataattttttttattcaactttttctctctcctttttcaaaaccccataaaacatcttaattcaaaccatttcactactatttacatactatttcactactattcacagatttcctatctcatctcaacatccgaAAGAGGCCTTAGGTTTCTAAGGGCAAGTACCTGTGAGGCCTTCTTTATTCCCTTGAAGCGTTGAATGTTGTTTAAAATCTCTACCAGGGCGATGCAGGTCAAACACCCTAACAGCTTTGTTGTATCCAGCAAATATCCTATGTGACCAAAAATCATTGGATCATCTGTTAATTGGCACCCAGAGACAATGTCCATGGCATGTATACACCCTAGTTAAGAGTGCTTGTTTATATGAAACAAGAACTATGGGGAAAATTTAAAGTCAATTATAAACAGAAATTTTAAATGATGCACCAACCACAGTTCCATTATAAAATATTAGCATCTCATTGGAGTCGAAAGTGATAATTACATGCACCGCAGTCCGAGAGTCAATGCCATTTTAATTCTGATATAAAAGCTGAAATGAAGCACTTCAAATCATGTACCATCCTAAAAATATTGCTTACTTCGTCCCAGTGGGATTGAATGCAATTGAAAATGCAGCTGTTATTTCGTCCATGGAATCATAAGCCCGGTATGTGCAACGCAGCTGAAATTTCAGGCAAAGGCGATGGTCATTAAccagatatatttatatagaaaccataaataatcaaatgaccATGTAGACTTCAAAAATGGTGATCTGAATATACATGTTGTGAATGTTAAGGGTTGGACACACAATGCCTTTATGATGCAGGACAGGAGGGGAGAACCCATGGAATAGCCTTAATAGTGTTATGCTAGAAACCCTTTTTCACCAATGAAAGGTCAGTTTCTTAAGAGAAGCCCACAATTAAGAAATTGGTTTTATTGTACAATGTTTTAACCTATTGTACTCCTCTAGGCCAAGGATCGGAGGTGGAGACATGGCCCTTTGAAGCCCTCCTAAGAAATTGAAGCCATCTGGTCATTCCATAAGGTTCTCGCTAAACAAGAGAGAAAACATATTCCTTAGAGAAGTATTTGGAGGACTATGGGGCACTGTAAAGCAGCAGCTTTGTCTGGACAACTTCTTTAGGAAAGATCCTTGTGTAGATAACCTACGGAAACATTGGATCATTGTGGTCGATAGATGCTGTATGTGTAAAAAGAATGGTGAAGAAGTAGATCATTTGTCACTTCTCTGTGATGTTGCTCAGGCTCTCTGGAACAATTTCTTTGGTAGGGAGGTTAGCATGGGTCATGCCAAGAAGGGTGGTTGGCTTGCTTGCATCTTGGCGAGGTCTGTGTGGCAGTCCACAAATAGCAACAAATAGAGAAGATGGCTCCCACATGCTTACTGTGGTGCATTTAGAGGGAATGAAACAGTAGAATCTTAGAGAACCTTGAGCGAAGTATggatgaaattaaaaatttcttctttaGCAATTTGTTTCTTTGGGCTTACACGATAGACTTTAATGTACTAAATGCCCATGATTTTTTCTTTATCGGCATATAATTCTAACTAGGTTTTTCACTTGTATATAACCAATGTACTTGAGCTATGCCTTGCCTTAGAGCCCCTTTTCAAGTCTTAGAGCTTGCTATCTTGCTAAACCACTAATCTCATTTACAATATTAGCAATAATAACTAAGCACCTTGCCTGAAGTAACATCCCAAAGATGAATGGGATGGTCACGAGCAGTACTTGCAAAAACGCAGCTAACTGGGTCTGAAATGTAAATCAATACTCGTATCAAACTTCCATTTATAATATCATCAGTCAATTGCAAAAGCAATCTATGTAACCACAAATATATAAGTCATAGAAAAAGGAGAAGATTATAGAAGCACCTGAAGCAGACATATACGGATACCAACAGAAGTCGTACACAGACTCTCCCTCATTCATTACAAGGTTTGCAGCATAGGAATCTGCATCTTAGAGTTgcaaaataaattcatatgtACAAAGACAAAGTAAAGCATGTGATCACAAGAAACAGGTGAAAAAGAACCCATAATTAGCTTTTATACATCAGTTTGAACAAGTCAGGATTCTTGTTAAATCATGCTCAGTGAAGTGAAACTTCAGCAATACACTTGGACAGTAGTACCCCTTATTCTGTCTTACTTGAAATCATCCTCAGAGAGAGCTAATGGAATAGGGTAATAAATGATAAGATTCATATATTGCCTAAGTGTAAACTTACCTTCATCAGAAGCTGTATAACAATTGCTAACATCGCCATCACTTCCATAATCCGGtctattaaagaaaagaaataatcaGTAATTCAAAAAATTGTCCAGTATCTCATATAATGCATCAAAACGACACTACAGAATTAGGAGAAAAACCCAGTCTTCCTAACCATAGTCTtgcaagttctctctctctagcaTTCTCGGAATAGCTTTTTACCTTTAAAAATAGAatcattttttccaaaatacTATAATAGCAGCATCTTATCCTTTGTTTTtgatcttttgaaaaaattaccaTTAGCTCATGACACACCGACAAATGACACAGTAGTGCACATAGAAGCATGAGCAAAAAAGGATGATATGTGATAATTCAACACGGGTGATAATTCATTGGACGCGTTCTTAACAAGCTTCTTAGGAGTCCACTTCTAGCCTACTCAGATAATATTTTCGTTGGTCTCTTTTCTTTAAAGCATTAAATTCAGACTTAAAAGCAAGAAAATTGATTCCACAATGATACCCAAGCAGCCCTCATTTCTTCAAAATACAAGTTGCATAACTTGCATTGCTCTATCGAACCTTGGAATCTCTGCAAATCATAAAAAGAAGAAGGGAagaaaaaatgcaaataaacaGTATAAAAAACTCACAATGTGAACGTGCGAAGTGTATTGTCCTCAGAACTTGTAAGGAAACACAATCCATCCGGTGACCTTCAACCCCAGAAATAAACTCATAGTCCaaaatgctaaaaaatattaaactaaacttaaaaacaaaaagaaaaatggtcGGAGTGCAGTAGGGAGATTACTATGTACCATTTTACGCCTTTAAGAAAATTGTTAGGGTTTGTAGCAGTTCTGTACTGGTGGTAGAAGTGGTAGGTTCTATGTGGCGGAACATCGAACCGAATCACAGGCCACGAGTACTCTTCCTGGGTAGGTTGAGTCATTTCTGCGACTCCGGAGGGGGAATCGGACGGGTGATTCTCCTCTTCTCCCACTGCTTCCGTTAAAGACATTGTCGACCAAAACGCAGGGTCTCTTTAGCCTCGGACGTCGAGCCTTCGTCTCCGTCTGAGATTTTTGGTATTGGGCGGTAAAATGGTAGTCGGAGCTGCGCCTGCGGTCGACACTGACAGGTTTAGTGGGTGCATTTGCGGTGACCATCAAGTATTGTATAATGTTAGCGTAcgcttcagttttttttttttttttaagtacttttttatttgtataaaagGAGTGGGGATTCAAAATCAAAATGTTATATcaaaaaattttgttatataaaacTAAAGTAgcatattaatctatatattaatattaatttttttatatttaaaatttaaattaatattatttttaataaaatttattttttaattaatcatattaaattaatgcataattatacttgtaattaaattttttttattaaaatatatatttaaaatgaaatggcgttaaaaaaatatattaaaaaattgaaaatttaactTTCCTCTATtcgtttatatttttaatatttttgataaatcatataaaatatcaaGTTTACAAGACAGAATGAACTGTATAATTAGAACGACATTATAGCAATTCTCCTatagtgtgtgtatatgtatgtatatatatatatttaagtaaaaCCTTTGCTGGTAGTTTTAATCATATGAATCAATAGCACAATCAATAAAAGCTTTCTCCCATATGAGCGAGCTAATAATTTGACTAAGACCTTCAATCCATATTTGACTTATTAACAGCTAACTTAGCTAGTTTATGAGCTACTATGTTACCCTTTCTATAAATGAATTTTAGGCTaagggtgggcagcggggcctgCTCTGCCCCGTTCACCCTGCCTCCGCATAGCAAGCCCCGTTCACCCTGCCTCCACATATGCGGGGCGGGTATCTACATCCCACGGGTGGGGGACAGGGGCCCGAGCCCCCGCCCGTATACAAGCTTCCCAGTGGAGGCAGGGGATGGAGGGGCCGTGACCCCGCTCCGGTTTTCCCCCGCCCTCTCtgttatataaatatgtataatatatattatatatttctatataataaatatattttacagaTGAAATTGCACCGTTTTGTACATGACAAAACGGAGTCGTTTCAAGACCCCGGTGGTTTCATTAAGTGTTTAACCCTAAGCCTTACCCCTCTGCGTCGCCCCCTTCCCAGTTCCCCTCGGTAGGTTCTCCAAGTCTTTGTCTCTCTCAATCGCAATCCTCAGTCCCCAAGCccgttctctcctctctctagcACGATGCCGAATGCACGCCGCACGATACTCGTAGTTTGCCGTTCCACTCTCGCCGTCGTAAAGGTAAGACAACACTTTTTACATTTTCtccgttgttttttttttaattttttttttttgagttttgatcggagattggaggaaggatgggttgaatggagatgaatgATGGAAATTTGTGACTTTTGTGCTGTGGATTCATGGATTGTGCATGTGTATTCACTGTTTTCTTGTTATGATTGTGATTAATTccgttttatttgatttttttttttttgtaaatttaattgttttggaaggcctaaattgatttaggggtttcatgatttgaaacccctaaatcaatttaggccttagggtttcagattggaaccctaaattaaattaggattccaatccgaaaccctagtttcttttaggggtttcaattaaTGAAACTCCTAAAttagtttagggtttcggattgaaaCTAATCTATGAAActcctaaattgatttagggtttcggattggaaccctaatttaaattagggttccaatccgaaaccctaaatcaatttttagatctaaaaattgatttagggtttcggattggaaccctaatttaatttagggttccaatccgaaaccctaatttttttttggggtttcattgattgaaacgaATCAATGTGTGAGTCTACTATTTGTATGCAGttttttattacaaaacttTACTTGTTATCTTTTTCAATGTTGATAACAACTTTGGGCTATTTATATCTGAAAATATACCATGTTAGAGAAAATTTTCAAGAATGAGAACAATTTTTTAAACCAtcatcatttaaaaattatagtttttttttttaaattaaatagaataTCAAATTCATCTTCACATACTCTAGCTTGTTCAAACTTACTGTGTATATGAcatattcaattttaaattaaccTTTAGAGCAACCATTCggtgtatggtgtatgtgttcTGCTTGTAAGTATGtttcaaatcttaataaatTTAGAACAATGCAACCTAGTAGTTTGATGATTGttttggattgcactttgaaaattttttattgtgttgGGGAATCAAGAATGTCTTCTCAAATGGattcggatttcagtgatagctcgccttccccaaCCAATACCCTACCCCAGAACCTAatcctactcctacccctatagggaatacaccttgccctgctccgaaaCCCACACAGGACAAGAAATTTGTGTCCATAGTTTGGCAAAattttaccaaactagaggatggtgaccccaacaacccacaagctaaatgtaatcactatgGGAAAATCTATgaatgtcactataggaaacacgGTACATCCGAGCTAACTGTCcatttagaggaacaatgcaagaagagtccaattttaaaatccttagtagagaatgGTCAATTtagactagatattaaaatggcagatgagagtagtggggccgggggtcCAACATTGAaagggtatacgaagtataatcccgatgagtgtagaagaaagttagctcgtatgattgtcatAGACGAGTTActttttcagtttgtggagggtaaagggttccaagaatttgtccaagagttggaaccgagatttttgcttccttctcgtcacgctgtggcaaaggatattaaaaatatgtacataaaaaataaaaatgttttgaaaggccaattggcgggtttggtagtttgcctcactaccgatacttggattTCTAtctaaaatatgaattacatgtagttgactgtgcattttgttgattctgattgggttctttacaaaaagattattaaattttgtcaaataactaaTCATAAGGGTGACATGATTGGGAGCaccttggaggccgcaataaaagAGTGAGGGTTAGAAAAAATTTTGACTATTTCggttgataatgcgtcgtctaatgatgttgttttgagatatctaaataattatcttaaagatgcaaataagacattcttgggtggtgaatatttacatgttagatgtgctgcacatattttaaatttaattgtgactgaggggttgaaagatatTGATaactcggttgcacgagttagaatgactgtgaaatttgtgaggtcttctccttctaaattggagaaattcaaagttgttgCAAAGGCTGCAGGCATAACATCTAAGAAGGGTATTTGTATTGATGTtcctactagatggaactcaaccttcttaaTGTTGGAGGTGGCCTAAGAATATAAGGcaacctttcaattattgggtgatgaagacatccaatatgtcaaatactttgatgagtaTGGGAGATTACAAAAGCCTAATGAtaatgattgggtggtagtttatacttttgtttattttctcgGATTATTTTacgatgtcacattgaatatatctggtacatcccatgggttttgttaacaaatatgtagggtgaaagaaaaattagaagatatgcgtaggggttctaATGAAAGGATGATGAGGATGGCAGTGACCataatgctaaaatatgacaagtatttgggagatttgactagaatgaatattttgttatatgtggctgttattttTTATCCctgtctgaaagtttcaggcttgttatatggtttGAGATTTGCTCAAGATCAGGCATGGACTGATCTTATTGGTGAAatggcccgagataccctgaagcaattgtatgatgagtttaatacaattaagggtggtactgtatccaagacacatacacctactccaacgccttctacagacatcgtgaccgagcctcctacaaagaagcgtaGAATGTTGTGGACTAAGATCCTCGCACAGAATTCCACACTAATCCATCAATCTATGAATGTGGTTTTCGAgatagacaactatttgtcagtaGATATGgttcaagatgatgatgataattttgatatattaggatggtggaagaatgcatCAAAGAAATATCTCATCATTTCTGAAATTGCCTGTTGTATTTTGGTCATCcatattagcaccgttgcctcagagtcagcctttagtaccagAGGTCGTATATTTGATTCTTTCTGAAATTCATTGTCTCTTATAACTGTAGAGGTATTGATATGCACACGGAGTTAGACGATAGGaaatgatattcatgttccgaatattttagattttaaggagacctatgagggtggtgatcagtctggatttggactacctggtaattattttttattttattattttgatttatttatattcattttgattgcattgttattaattttaatattaatttttgtagtaatacATGAGACGACGTCTAGCACCGCTGCAACATAAATATGTGCTTAAGTCTGGGCCGCCCCAAGTGTCACAGTCAAAGACAAGCTACAGCTGACAGTtctctttagaatattcaacatttaaattatttgtttatattttgtatttaataatttgtaatgttgatacaatgtctcttaaaaacttttatgtttgtaattttgtaattgtttagcctttcaattttgtaataacttagttattattattatcatctaagacacttttttttttaatttggtttttaattttttttttctttttacttataattttatggactgaaaatggcctacaagctTTTTTGGACCTAAAATagcttgtgggccatttttggcccaTTTCAATGGTTTCTGAGCCATTTTTGGCTCAGAAAATGCTTCTGAGCCCAAGGCCCATTAGGAGTGCCGAGAGGGGGGCGGACGGATTGCCCCCCAATCCGCACCCCGttatgcgggacggggtaccctgCCCCCGCACATCGGGGGCTGGGGATAGGGAAAGAATTCCCCATCCACCCCATGCGGAGGAGGGTCTGCCCAACACCGTATGGTGTGGGTAGCACCCTTATTTTAGGCTCCAATTTAGTCTTCCCAACAGCATTCTTCTAGCATCTTCTATCAATACTCCATAATTTGTGTTTATTTCTTCATTATTTGTAACACCTTTCACTATTACCTAAGCATCTCCTTCAAGAACCACTTAAGTCAATCCCAATTCCATACAAAATATCATAGCACTTCTAGTGCTAATGTTTCAACTACAATAGGCTTCATCATATAGTTTATACATGAACATAAAGAAGCTAAAATATCACTAGCTGAGTTTCTAATTATCACCCCTAACCCcacttttttctctttattatcTACAGCAGCATCCCAATTGGCTTTTGCAAATGTTTCTCTTGGCTTACCCCTGAATCATCAATCAgcctaaaaaaattcttttttttttctttgactggcacatgcatgaaagaacttGGTATTTGTATCCCCCagttgatattaatttatttttactcttTGCCTCCACTTCATATCTTATTTCTCAAGCAGTAATCCTAGCTTATCTTGTAAAGTTTTGATGAGGGCTGCATTATTAGGCCCTTCATGTTTCTGCTCCCTCTTAATTCTATTGTTAAGGTCTTTAtctctttttatgatttttgtctATTTTGAGAGTTATGAGAGCTTCATCTCAATAAAACTCCTCTACATCAATTAAGTTTGTTCTCTACTACTTTGAAACCATCCTATTCTACAACATCTCTTCTCCAAGCTTCTTTTATTATAgcatcttcctcctcctccaacGACCCTTTTGCTTCAAATCTAAATGAcatcttctttcttcttatgtGGACCATCTCACTTCTTATCACTAGTAGAAGTGGCTTATGATCATAACACCTTACAGGTAATATCTCAACCTCCACACTTTTAAATAGATTTAACCATTGACGGTTAGCCACTATTCTATTAAGCCTCTCCTTTGTAAAGGTTTCATCTTCATGCTTATTACTCCATGTGTATTTCTCTCACTTCCATcccaaatcaaacaaaatgTTATTCTCAAGAGCTACACGAAATTCATCCATTTGCTATTTTGGCCTTTGTTTGCCTCATATCTTCTAGTaattatctcattaaaatctcctaaCACACACCATGCTTGGTCTGCAGGGGGCTTTAATAAAGACAGCAAATtccaagttttcttttttacattCCACTTTGGAGGACCATACATATCAGTAGGCCATCAACTAGTATTTTTATCTGGGTAACACAATTTTGTATCGATGTGAtgctgtaaatattttattatctcaagGTCAATTTCTTTATCCCAAAGCAAATGTCAGCCCTTCTTTTCTTCCCATATAATTTACTATACAGTAGCCTTCAAAACGCATTCtacattttattctttcaaatCTATTTGCAAGTAATTTAGTTTCCATCAAAAAAATTACTTGGATCTCTTTTCCTTTATCAAAAGATAAAGATCTTGAACTATCTAgaggttcccaagccccctggCAGTTCCAGCTTAATGAATTTATAATGATTGGAGGGTTGCACTACCGCCAAAGATGAAGGATTTTGATCATCTTGAGCCACCTCACTA
This sequence is a window from Carya illinoinensis cultivar Pawnee chromosome 9, C.illinoinensisPawnee_v1, whole genome shotgun sequence. Protein-coding genes within it:
- the LOC122277833 gene encoding telomerase Cajal body protein 1 isoform X2 yields the protein MSLTEAVGEEENHPSDSPSGVAEMTQPTQEEYSWPVIRFDVPPHRTYHFYHQYRTATNPNNFLKGVKWSPDGLCFLTSSEDNTLRTFTLPDYGSDGDVSNCYTASDEDSYAANLVMNEGESVYDFCWYPYMSASDPVSCVFASTARDHPIHLWDVTSGKLRCTYRAYDSMDEITAAFSIAFNPTGTKIFAGYNKAVRVFDLHRPGRDFKQHSTLQGNKEGLTGIISALAFCPTQSGLLAMGSYSQTTAIYREDNMELLYVLHGQEGGITHVQFSKDGNYLYTGGRKDPYILCWDIRKAVDVVYKLYRSSEYTNQRILFDIEPLGRYLGTGGQDGFVHIYDLQTGHWVSSFQAASDTINGFSFHPYLPMAASSSGHRRYVVPDDVHEDVPLTGNENCASVWSFATASMVENDADTNGHDFNILSEHENMHQDP
- the LOC122277833 gene encoding telomerase Cajal body protein 1 isoform X1 produces the protein MSLTEAVGEEENHPSDSPSGVAEMTQPTQEEYSWPVIRFDVPPHRTYHFYHQYRTATNPNNFLKGVKWSPDGLCFLTSSEDNTLRTFTLPDYGSDGDVSNCYTASDEDADSYAANLVMNEGESVYDFCWYPYMSASDPVSCVFASTARDHPIHLWDVTSGKLRCTYRAYDSMDEITAAFSIAFNPTGTKIFAGYNKAVRVFDLHRPGRDFKQHSTLQGNKEGLTGIISALAFCPTQSGLLAMGSYSQTTAIYREDNMELLYVLHGQEGGITHVQFSKDGNYLYTGGRKDPYILCWDIRKAVDVVYKLYRSSEYTNQRILFDIEPLGRYLGTGGQDGFVHIYDLQTGHWVSSFQAASDTINGFSFHPYLPMAASSSGHRRYVVPDDVHEDVPLTGNENCASVWSFATASMVENDADTNGHDFNILSEHENMHQDP